The Vibrio pomeroyi genome window below encodes:
- the cobB gene encoding NAD-dependent protein deacylase, whose translation MHFPYRNIVILTGAGISAESGIQTFRAQDGLWENHKIEDVATPEGFAKDPDLVQAFYNKRRHCLQSESIQPNSAHKALGELEDKLDGKVTIITQNIDNLHERGGSNNIIHMHGELLKARCSESNQVIDHKENIETGELCHCCQIPAQMRPHIVWFGEMPLRMGDIYSALEEADLFISIGTSGVVYPAAGFVHDAKMHGAHTIEINLEPSAVESEFEEKRYGKASIEVPKLVGELLCSEKGSLTA comes from the coding sequence ATGCATTTCCCATATCGAAATATCGTAATTCTTACTGGCGCTGGCATCTCTGCAGAGTCGGGGATTCAAACATTCCGAGCACAAGACGGATTATGGGAAAACCATAAAATCGAAGATGTCGCGACACCTGAAGGCTTTGCAAAAGATCCTGACTTAGTACAAGCGTTTTACAACAAACGCCGTCACTGTCTGCAAAGTGAGAGCATTCAGCCAAATTCAGCCCACAAGGCGCTAGGAGAGCTTGAAGACAAGCTTGATGGCAAAGTTACCATCATTACTCAAAACATCGACAACCTGCATGAGAGAGGCGGTAGCAACAATATCATCCACATGCATGGTGAATTGCTTAAAGCACGTTGCAGCGAGTCGAATCAAGTTATCGACCACAAAGAGAACATCGAGACAGGCGAGCTTTGTCACTGTTGTCAGATTCCCGCACAGATGCGTCCACACATTGTTTGGTTTGGCGAAATGCCATTAAGAATGGGCGACATCTATTCAGCACTAGAAGAAGCCGATCTATTTATTTCAATCGGTACATCGGGCGTAGTTTATCCAGCTGCCGGGTTTGTGCATGATGCGAAAATGCACGGCGCTCATACGATAGAAATCAACCTCGAGCCAAGCGCAGTAGAGAGCGAATTTGAAGAGAAGCGTTATGGTAAAGCGAGTATCGAAGTACCCAAGCTAGTCGGAGAGCTTCTTTGTAGTGAGAAAGGATCGTTAACGGCTTAA
- a CDS encoding GGDEF domain-containing protein codes for MRYNMPANPILLVVTLMLLASLLMLGLSSFIHIDSNYDLFFETNTLVITMYIYYVARHAIRPHKILRCGALLLIFNLFYDVTTELKHLDEWADRNELLDTFLEDGLLQIAFLLIAYGITELTTQLKDQSKQDELTGLYNRKKFDAIKLKEFELIYFDLDGLKAVNDRKGHKVGDLMIVRFSQALSQSVLEDEMVFRVGGDEFVATAQLGRGGEFVSQVSNLLHGENISFSYGIEVTCQENFQQALDKSDKAMYEMKKAQRSIPTSS; via the coding sequence GTGCGTTATAATATGCCAGCGAACCCTATACTATTGGTTGTGACTCTAATGCTGCTTGCGTCATTATTGATGCTTGGCCTGAGTTCATTTATCCACATAGATTCTAATTACGACCTGTTTTTCGAAACGAATACGCTCGTGATCACCATGTATATCTACTACGTTGCTCGTCACGCCATTCGTCCTCACAAAATCCTTCGCTGCGGCGCGCTGCTGCTTATTTTCAACCTATTCTATGATGTGACGACAGAGCTCAAACACCTCGATGAATGGGCAGACAGAAATGAATTGCTCGACACGTTCCTCGAAGATGGCTTATTGCAAATAGCCTTTCTACTTATCGCCTACGGTATTACCGAACTTACGACTCAACTAAAAGATCAAAGTAAGCAAGACGAGCTAACAGGCTTGTATAACCGTAAGAAGTTCGATGCCATCAAACTCAAAGAATTTGAGCTTATCTATTTTGACTTAGACGGCTTAAAAGCGGTGAATGACCGCAAAGGCCATAAAGTCGGAGATCTCATGATCGTTCGCTTCTCTCAAGCATTAAGTCAATCGGTATTGGAAGATGAAATGGTATTTCGTGTTGGTGGCGATGAGTTTGTCGCGACTGCGCAATTGGGGCGTGGCGGTGAGTTCGTAAGCCAAGTCAGCAACCTACTCCATGGTGAAAACATCTCTTTCTCTTACGGCATAGAAGTGACTTGTCAGGAGAACTTTCAACAGGCGCTGGATAAGTCAGATAAGGCGATGTATGAAATGAAAAAAGCGCAGCGTTCAATTCCAACAAGTTCTTAA
- a CDS encoding extracellular solute-binding protein yields the protein MKKTLYTGALCAATLLSTPSFAADQELYFYNWSEYIPNEVLEDFTEETGIKVYYSTYESNESMYAKLKTQGTGYDLVVPSTYFVSKMRKEGMLQELDKTKLSHFADLDPNYLDKPFDPSNNYSIPYIWGATGIGINSDMLDKSSVKNWGDLWDTQWEGQLMMMDDSREVFHIALSKLGYSPNTTNPEEIKEAYEELRKLMPNVLVFNSDFPANPYLAGEVSLGMLWNGSAYMARQEGATIDIIWPEKGAIFWMDSLAIPSGAKNIEAAHKMIDFLLRPENAAKIALEIGYPTPVKTAYPLLPKEFAEDKNVFPPQSVMDNGVWQDEVGEASVIYDEYFQKLKVNN from the coding sequence ATGAAAAAAACACTGTATACCGGCGCATTGTGTGCTGCTACTTTACTTTCTACACCCTCTTTCGCAGCTGACCAAGAACTGTATTTTTACAACTGGTCTGAATATATCCCGAATGAAGTACTAGAAGACTTCACAGAAGAGACTGGCATTAAAGTCTACTACTCAACTTATGAGTCTAACGAAAGCATGTACGCTAAGTTAAAAACTCAAGGTACGGGTTACGACTTAGTGGTTCCTTCTACTTACTTCGTTTCTAAGATGCGTAAAGAAGGCATGCTTCAAGAACTTGATAAAACTAAGCTAAGCCACTTTGCTGATTTGGATCCAAATTACTTAGATAAGCCATTTGACCCAAGCAACAACTACTCGATCCCTTACATCTGGGGTGCAACGGGTATTGGTATCAACTCAGATATGCTAGACAAGTCTTCAGTGAAGAACTGGGGCGACCTGTGGGATACACAGTGGGAAGGTCAACTGATGATGATGGATGACTCTCGTGAGGTTTTCCACATTGCACTGTCTAAACTGGGTTACTCTCCAAACACAACTAACCCAGAAGAAATCAAAGAAGCGTACGAAGAACTTCGTAAGCTAATGCCAAACGTATTGGTATTTAACTCAGATTTCCCAGCGAACCCTTACCTAGCGGGTGAAGTGTCTCTTGGTATGCTTTGGAATGGCTCTGCTTACATGGCACGCCAAGAAGGCGCAACGATTGACATTATCTGGCCAGAAAAAGGCGCTATCTTCTGGATGGACAGCCTAGCAATTCCTTCAGGTGCTAAGAACATCGAAGCGGCTCATAAGATGATCGACTTCCTTCTTCGTCCAGAGAATGCAGCTAAGATTGCTCTAGAGATCGGTTACCCGACTCCAGTTAAAACGGCTTACCCTCTTCTTCCAAAAGAATTTGCTGAAGATAAGAACGTTTTCCCGCCACAATCAGTGATGGATAACGGCGTTTGGCAAGATGAAGTTGGTGAAGCGAGCGTTATTTATGACGAGTACTTCCAAAAACTTAAAGTAAACAACTAG
- a CDS encoding extracellular solute-binding protein → MKKWATLLAGSACALSMLSAPSFAKDNKELVFMNWGPYINSEILEQFTDETGIKVIYSTYESNETLYAKLKTHNKGYDLVVPSTYFVSKMRDEGMLQKIDKTKLNNFKNLDTNYLDKPYDPNNDYSIPHVVAITGLAVNTDMYDPEDFQSWADLWKPELEGQLMMMDDTREVFHIALRKLGYSGNTTNEKEIDEAYAELKKLMPNVLVFNSDNPGAPYMSGEVGLGMLWNGSAAAAQNEGLPIKLVFPKEGGIGWVDNFAISSGAVNVEAAHKMIDFLLRPEIAEQISRDTGYLTAVKASNEKFKDSPALFPSQEDLDRVEWQAAVGDKTVKYEDYFMKLKAGQ, encoded by the coding sequence ATGAAAAAATGGGCTACTCTATTAGCTGGTAGTGCATGTGCGCTTTCAATGTTATCTGCACCATCTTTTGCAAAAGATAACAAAGAATTGGTATTCATGAACTGGGGACCTTACATCAACAGTGAGATTCTAGAACAGTTCACTGATGAAACTGGTATCAAGGTTATTTACTCGACTTACGAGTCGAACGAAACCTTGTACGCAAAGCTAAAAACACACAACAAAGGCTACGACCTAGTTGTGCCGTCGACTTACTTCGTATCTAAGATGCGTGATGAAGGTATGCTTCAAAAGATCGACAAAACCAAGCTGAACAACTTTAAGAATCTAGATACTAACTACCTAGATAAGCCGTACGACCCGAATAACGACTACTCTATTCCACACGTAGTTGCTATTACTGGTTTGGCTGTTAACACTGACATGTACGATCCAGAAGATTTCCAAAGCTGGGCTGACCTATGGAAGCCTGAGCTTGAAGGTCAACTGATGATGATGGACGACACGCGTGAAGTGTTCCACATCGCACTGCGTAAGCTAGGTTACTCTGGTAACACAACCAACGAGAAAGAGATCGACGAAGCTTACGCTGAACTGAAAAAGCTAATGCCGAACGTTCTTGTGTTCAACTCAGACAACCCAGGCGCGCCTTACATGTCTGGTGAAGTTGGCCTTGGTATGCTTTGGAACGGTTCTGCTGCTGCAGCGCAAAACGAAGGTTTACCTATTAAACTGGTTTTCCCTAAAGAAGGCGGGATTGGTTGGGTCGATAACTTTGCAATCAGCTCTGGCGCGGTAAACGTAGAAGCGGCTCATAAGATGATCGACTTCCTACTTCGTCCTGAAATCGCTGAACAAATCTCTCGTGACACAGGCTACCTAACGGCAGTTAAAGCGTCTAATGAGAAGTTCAAAGACAGCCCTGCTCTGTTCCCATCTCAAGAAGACCTTGACCGTGTTGAATGGCAAGCTGCGGTTGGCGACAAGACAGTGAAGTACGAAGATTACTTCATGAAGCTTAAAGCCGGTCAGTAA
- the potC gene encoding spermidine/putrescine ABC transporter permease PotC gives MGRTVKFSFMALVYAFLYLPIIVLIANSFNANKFGMKWGGFTTKWYDALINNDSLMQAAWHSINVAVFSATAATIVGSLTAVALFRYQFKGKGVVNGMLFIVMMSPDIVMAISLLALFLVMGVQLGFFTLLAAHITFCLPFVVVTVYSRLNGFDVKMLEAAKDLGASEWTILKQIILPLAKPAVAAGWLLSFTLSLDDVIISSFVTGPTYEILPLKIYSMVKVGISPEVNALATVMLVVSLVLVIISQLLAREKIK, from the coding sequence ATGGGTCGCACAGTTAAGTTCAGCTTTATGGCGCTGGTATACGCTTTTCTATACCTACCTATTATCGTATTGATTGCGAACTCATTTAATGCCAACAAGTTTGGTATGAAATGGGGTGGCTTCACCACTAAGTGGTATGACGCGCTGATTAACAACGACAGCCTAATGCAGGCTGCATGGCACTCGATTAACGTAGCGGTGTTCTCAGCAACAGCTGCAACGATTGTCGGAAGCCTGACAGCAGTAGCCCTATTCCGTTACCAATTCAAAGGCAAAGGCGTAGTCAATGGCATGCTGTTCATCGTAATGATGTCACCAGATATCGTAATGGCGATTTCGCTTCTTGCGCTATTCTTGGTAATGGGTGTGCAACTTGGGTTCTTTACCTTACTTGCCGCACACATTACTTTCTGTCTGCCGTTTGTTGTTGTAACGGTTTACAGTCGCTTGAATGGCTTTGACGTGAAAATGCTAGAAGCAGCAAAAGATTTAGGCGCAAGCGAGTGGACGATTCTAAAACAGATCATCCTGCCTCTTGCTAAGCCTGCGGTAGCTGCGGGTTGGTTATTGAGCTTCACTCTGTCTTTGGACGACGTGATCATCAGCTCATTCGTAACGGGCCCAACGTATGAAATCTTGCCACTGAAGATTTACTCAATGGTTAAAGTGGGTATCTCTCCTGAGGTAAACGCCCTAGCAACAGTGATGTTAGTGGTGTCGTTAGTACTGGTGATTATTTCTCAGTTACTAGCGAGAGAGAAGATCAAGTAA
- the potB gene encoding spermidine/putrescine ABC transporter permease PotB: MSKKFNLQNAIVALITGWLVLFVMIPNIMIIGTSFLTRDEANLIEMTFTLDNYVRLADPLYFKVLMHSFYMAIVATLLCLIIGYPFAYIVAKMPAKWRPIMLFLVIVPFWTNSLIRTYGLKVVLGTQGVLNKGLLALDIIDKPLRIMYSETAVMIGLVYILLPFMILPLYSAIEKLDDTYLEAAKDLGANKLQTLLKVVLPLTMPGIIGGCLLVLLPALGMFYISDLLGGAKNLLIGNVIKSQVLNARDWPFGAATSIALTMAMAVMLYAYYRAGKLLNKKVELD; the protein is encoded by the coding sequence ATGAGCAAGAAGTTTAATTTACAAAACGCGATTGTTGCTTTAATCACAGGTTGGTTAGTGCTGTTCGTGATGATTCCAAACATCATGATCATCGGTACTAGTTTCTTAACTCGTGACGAAGCGAACTTGATCGAGATGACCTTCACTCTCGATAACTACGTGCGTTTGGCTGACCCGCTGTATTTTAAAGTGCTGATGCACTCTTTCTATATGGCGATTGTCGCAACCCTACTTTGTTTAATTATTGGTTACCCGTTCGCTTACATCGTGGCAAAAATGCCGGCGAAATGGCGTCCAATCATGTTGTTCCTAGTGATTGTGCCATTCTGGACGAACTCTTTGATTCGTACTTACGGACTAAAAGTGGTGCTGGGTACTCAAGGTGTGTTGAACAAGGGCTTGTTAGCATTAGACATTATCGATAAGCCGCTACGTATCATGTACTCAGAAACAGCAGTAATGATCGGTTTGGTGTATATCCTACTTCCGTTCATGATTCTGCCGTTGTATTCAGCGATTGAAAAGCTGGATGATACGTATTTGGAAGCCGCTAAAGATTTAGGTGCGAACAAACTGCAAACGCTATTGAAAGTGGTACTACCCCTAACGATGCCTGGCATCATCGGTGGTTGTTTATTAGTACTGCTTCCTGCGTTAGGCATGTTCTACATCTCTGACCTATTGGGTGGCGCTAAGAACCTATTGATTGGTAACGTGATTAAGAGCCAAGTGCTCAACGCTCGAGACTGGCCGTTTGGCGCAGCAACGAGTATCGCACTGACCATGGCAATGGCTGTGATGCTATATGCCTACTACCGAGCAGGTAAGCTATTGAACAAGAAAGTGGAGCTAGACTAA
- the potA gene encoding spermidine/putrescine ABC transporter ATP-binding protein PotA: protein MNAKKSVGKPVVQLTGISKSFDGKEVIGNLDLNVNHGEFLTILGPSGCGKTTVLRMIAGFETADSGQILLAEQNVTQVPAEQRHVNTVFQSYALFPHMTVFDNVAFGLRMQKVPSSEIEPRVMDALKMVRLEQMAQRKPHQLSGGQQQRIAIARAVVNKPKVLLLDESLSALDYKLRKQMQIELKQLQRQLGITFIFVTHDQEEALSMSDRIIVMRDGVIEQDGTPREIYEEPKNLFVARFIGEINVFEATAKSRLDEKRIVATIEGEESVIYHDKDVTPGQKLQVLLRPEDLRIEEIKESEQRGIVGHIVERTYKGMTLDSVVEVESGMRVMVSEFFNEDDPDVDHSLGQKVAVTWVESWEVVLEDEQEV from the coding sequence TTGAACGCTAAAAAATCAGTAGGAAAGCCAGTAGTACAGCTAACTGGCATTAGTAAAAGTTTCGATGGTAAGGAAGTCATCGGCAATCTTGATTTAAACGTAAATCATGGTGAGTTTCTCACGATTTTAGGCCCATCAGGTTGTGGTAAAACAACCGTACTAAGAATGATTGCGGGTTTTGAAACAGCAGATAGTGGTCAAATACTATTAGCTGAACAGAACGTAACCCAAGTTCCTGCTGAACAAAGGCATGTAAACACTGTATTCCAAAGCTATGCCCTATTCCCGCATATGACCGTTTTCGACAATGTGGCATTTGGCTTACGCATGCAGAAAGTACCAAGCAGCGAGATTGAACCTCGTGTAATGGATGCTTTAAAAATGGTGCGCCTAGAACAAATGGCACAGCGAAAACCACACCAGCTATCTGGTGGCCAACAGCAACGTATCGCAATCGCTCGTGCTGTCGTTAATAAGCCAAAAGTTCTTCTATTGGATGAATCTCTATCTGCTCTTGATTACAAGTTACGTAAACAGATGCAAATCGAGCTTAAACAATTACAACGCCAACTTGGTATCACGTTCATTTTTGTAACGCACGACCAAGAAGAAGCGCTGTCTATGTCTGACCGCATTATTGTTATGCGTGATGGCGTGATTGAACAAGATGGTACGCCAAGAGAGATCTACGAAGAGCCTAAGAACCTGTTTGTAGCCCGCTTCATTGGTGAAATTAACGTATTCGAAGCGACAGCGAAATCTCGTCTAGATGAAAAACGCATTGTTGCGACAATCGAAGGTGAAGAGTCGGTTATCTATCACGATAAAGACGTAACACCGGGTCAAAAACTGCAAGTACTGCTTCGCCCTGAAGATCTTCGTATCGAAGAAATCAAAGAGTCTGAGCAACGCGGTATTGTTGGTCACATTGTCGAGCGAACCTATAAAGGCATGACATTGGATTCAGTGGTAGAAGTTGAATCTGGTATGCGTGTCATGGTTAGCGAATTCTTCAACGAAGATGACCCTGATGTTGATCACTCACTGGGCCAAAAAGTTGCAGTAACTTGGGTTGAGAGCTGGGAAGTGGTATTAGAAGATGAGCAAGAAGTTTAA
- a CDS encoding glucosaminidase domain-containing protein: MRNNVQASSSKSLALKVTALALVGSISLVGPLLYQQEEERRRANKTSQDSEQQFGNLTVASNTPNFAAIEDVNEKKDTFFSYLRPSINIENKRITKERAFLTKVSDTGISNIDSEDVSYAKRLGKLYSLPVPSSGLDQAWLTEMLNRVNVLPEALVLTQAANESAWGTSRFATQANNYFGHWCYTKGCGLVPLQRNEGSSHEVATFSSSQESVHRYFMNLNRNRAYADLRAIRAKLAAQGDDLLTTSTATELTNGLLKYSERGSDYVTDLQAMIRHNEVYWKK, from the coding sequence ATGCGTAATAACGTTCAAGCAAGCTCAAGTAAATCTCTTGCATTAAAAGTGACGGCACTTGCCCTTGTTGGCTCGATCTCATTAGTTGGGCCACTTCTTTACCAGCAAGAAGAAGAGCGACGTCGTGCAAATAAGACAAGCCAAGATTCTGAACAGCAGTTCGGCAACTTAACCGTAGCTTCAAATACACCGAACTTTGCTGCCATTGAAGATGTAAACGAGAAAAAAGACACCTTCTTTTCTTATTTACGTCCAAGTATCAATATCGAAAACAAACGCATCACTAAAGAGCGTGCGTTTTTGACTAAGGTTTCTGACACTGGCATTTCGAACATTGACTCGGAAGATGTGTCATACGCAAAAAGGTTAGGGAAGTTGTACAGCTTGCCTGTGCCTTCGTCAGGCTTAGATCAAGCGTGGCTTACAGAGATGCTGAACCGTGTAAACGTGCTACCTGAAGCGCTTGTATTAACTCAGGCGGCCAATGAGTCAGCTTGGGGTACATCGCGCTTTGCGACCCAAGCGAACAACTATTTCGGGCACTGGTGTTACACCAAGGGGTGTGGCCTTGTTCCGCTACAACGTAACGAAGGCAGCTCTCATGAAGTGGCAACATTCTCTTCAAGCCAAGAGTCTGTACACCGTTACTTCATGAACCTGAACCGAAATCGTGCTTATGCTGATTTAAGGGCGATCCGCGCCAAACTTGCGGCACAAGGCGATGATTTGCTTACGACGAGCACCGCTACAGAGCTTACCAACGGGTTGCTAAAATATTCTGAGCGAGGTTCAGACTATGTGACTGATTTACAAGCTATGATCCGTCACAACGAGGTATACTGGAAAAAGTAA
- a CDS encoding DUF2987 domain-containing protein codes for MKKTALVLLASLSLGVSLPAAAQEYMFTYSKLYTQLKNNTKEGHDDVKVAVFFVDQQAQTICHISKAWMEKEEHYEELKVSPTHELLLPVDQNLRSANPLIFVQTQEQECAYSLVVMTQEPLAGTVEVTQLESLLPQMQAMLEDVSGMFSSWFTPDVEGLTLEFDNKLEGNIALSNGKQIPITQGRAKFTLEELNGSDSITLPEPTIRVLPYIPAQ; via the coding sequence ATGAAAAAGACAGCACTCGTTTTATTAGCCTCACTAAGCCTTGGGGTCTCTTTACCTGCTGCAGCGCAGGAATACATGTTCACGTATTCTAAGCTCTACACACAGCTTAAAAACAACACCAAAGAAGGGCACGATGACGTCAAAGTTGCAGTCTTCTTTGTGGATCAACAAGCTCAAACCATCTGTCACATCAGCAAAGCATGGATGGAAAAAGAAGAGCATTACGAAGAGCTAAAAGTATCTCCAACACATGAGCTACTTTTACCTGTAGATCAAAACCTTCGCTCAGCAAACCCGCTTATCTTTGTTCAAACTCAAGAACAAGAGTGTGCGTATTCTTTGGTTGTAATGACTCAAGAGCCTTTAGCAGGAACAGTTGAGGTAACGCAGCTGGAAAGCCTATTACCACAGATGCAAGCGATGTTAGAAGACGTCAGCGGCATGTTCTCCAGTTGGTTCACGCCGGATGTTGAAGGGTTAACCTTGGAATTTGATAACAAGCTTGAAGGCAACATCGCACTGTCTAATGGTAAGCAAATCCCAATCACACAAGGGCGTGCTAAATTCACCCTAGAAGAACTGAATGGAAGTGACAGCATCACGTTACCTGAACCCACTATTCGCGTATTACCTTACATTCCTGCGCAATAG
- the ttcA gene encoding tRNA 2-thiocytidine(32) synthetase TtcA produces MNQNDNRKETLEFNKLQKRLRRNVGNAIIDYNMIEENDVVMACISGGKDSFAMLDILLRLREAAPIKFDVVAVNLDQKQPGFPEHILPEYFETLNIPYYIVDKDTYSVVKEKVPEGKTTCGLCSRLRRGTLYSFAEKIGATKIALGHHLDDIVETMFLNMFHGARLKAMPPKLRSDDGRNVVIRPLTYCRETDLIKYAEHKEFPIIPCNLCGSQENLQRQNIKAMLIDWDKKTPGRVEKIFKSIQNVSPSQLADRELFDFVNLPLDRSGEREEYEFQEAEISSSNIDESMFIDVTNV; encoded by the coding sequence ATGAACCAAAACGATAATAGAAAAGAAACACTTGAATTCAACAAACTTCAGAAACGTCTGAGAAGAAATGTTGGAAATGCCATCATCGACTACAACATGATCGAAGAGAATGACGTAGTAATGGCATGTATTAGTGGCGGTAAAGATTCATTTGCGATGCTAGACATTTTGCTACGTTTACGTGAAGCAGCACCTATCAAGTTTGATGTTGTAGCGGTAAACCTAGATCAAAAACAACCTGGGTTCCCTGAGCACATTCTTCCTGAATACTTTGAAACGCTGAACATTCCTTACTACATCGTAGACAAAGACACATACTCAGTCGTTAAAGAGAAGGTGCCAGAAGGCAAAACAACGTGTGGTCTATGTTCTCGTCTACGTCGTGGTACCTTGTACTCGTTCGCTGAGAAGATTGGTGCAACTAAAATCGCACTTGGTCATCACCTTGATGACATCGTTGAAACTATGTTCCTGAACATGTTCCACGGTGCCCGTCTCAAGGCAATGCCGCCGAAGCTTCGCTCTGATGATGGTCGTAACGTTGTTATTCGTCCACTGACTTACTGTCGTGAAACGGACCTAATCAAATACGCAGAACACAAAGAGTTCCCAATCATTCCTTGTAACCTATGTGGCTCGCAAGAAAACCTACAACGTCAGAACATCAAAGCGATGCTGATTGATTGGGACAAGAAAACACCGGGTCGTGTTGAGAAGATCTTCAAATCAATTCAAAACGTTAGCCCAAGCCAACTGGCTGACCGCGAGCTGTTTGATTTCGTAAACCTTCCACTAGACCGTAGCGGCGAACGTGAAGAATACGAATTCCAAGAAGCTGAAATTTCATCTTCTAACATCGATGAGTCAATGTTCATCGACGTGACTAACGTATAA
- the uspE gene encoding universal stress protein UspE: MSIYNKILVVADINHDEQPALVRAIQLAKKSTSTSHITFFLSIYDFSYEMTSMLSVDERDAMRKGVIHQREIWMNKVAEPYLDDSIEFNVQVVWHNRPYEAIIAEVYSGGHDILIKGTRKHDTLESVIFTPTDWHLLRKCPSPVLLVKNDFWPDNAKIFASVHVGSETEAHLELNDTMVDRLLEITGRLDAEPLLVNAYPVTPANITIELPEFDPTSYTDAVRGHHLTAMKALRQKHGMCEEQTVVEQGLPEDVIPRVASENNAAMVILGTTGRTGLSAVFIGNTAEHVIDKINCDVLALKPSGYVSPLDPNLSKG; encoded by the coding sequence ATGAGTATCTATAACAAAATTTTAGTTGTCGCAGACATTAATCACGATGAGCAACCTGCTCTAGTTCGTGCTATCCAACTTGCCAAGAAAAGCACCTCAACAAGCCACATCACTTTCTTTTTGTCTATATATGACTTCTCGTATGAAATGACATCTATGCTCTCTGTCGATGAGAGAGACGCAATGCGTAAAGGCGTGATTCATCAGCGTGAAATCTGGATGAATAAAGTCGCAGAACCTTACCTTGATGATTCCATCGAATTTAACGTTCAAGTGGTTTGGCATAATCGCCCATATGAAGCGATCATTGCTGAGGTCTACAGTGGTGGACACGACATCTTGATTAAAGGGACGCGTAAACACGACACCTTAGAATCGGTCATCTTCACACCAACGGATTGGCACCTGTTGAGAAAGTGCCCTAGCCCTGTGCTACTGGTTAAAAATGATTTCTGGCCTGATAACGCGAAGATCTTTGCTTCGGTTCACGTAGGCTCAGAGACAGAAGCTCACCTAGAACTTAACGATACGATGGTTGATAGATTACTTGAAATCACTGGTCGTTTGGATGCAGAACCACTCTTGGTTAACGCTTATCCTGTGACACCGGCAAATATCACTATCGAACTGCCTGAGTTTGATCCTACGTCTTACACTGACGCCGTTCGCGGTCATCACTTAACCGCGATGAAGGCACTGCGCCAGAAACACGGTATGTGTGAAGAACAAACGGTTGTTGAGCAAGGCTTACCAGAAGATGTGATTCCACGCGTCGCGTCTGAAAATAACGCCGCAATGGTAATTCTCGGTACAACGGGCCGTACTGGCTTGTCTGCCGTGTTTATTGGTAATACCGCAGAGCATGTGATCGATAAGATTAACTGTGACGTGTTGGCTCTTAAGCCGTCTGGTTACGTTAGCCCACTCGACCCTAACCTTTCGAAAGGCTAA
- a CDS encoding FNR family transcription factor: MISEKPVTKRVQSGGCAIHCQDCSISQLCIPFTLNESELDQLDQIIERKKPIQKGQELFKAGDELKSLYAIRSGTIKSYTITEQGDEQITAFHLAGDLVGFDAITGDLHPSFAQALETSMVCEIPYEILDDLSGKMPKLRQQIMRLMSNEIKGDQEMILLLSKKNAEERLAAFLYNLSTRFSQRGFSPREFRLTMTRGDIGNYLGLTVETISRLLGRFQKADILSVKGKYITIEDHDALMELAGVSKE; the protein is encoded by the coding sequence ATGATTTCTGAAAAGCCTGTGACGAAACGTGTTCAGTCTGGCGGCTGTGCAATCCATTGCCAGGATTGTAGTATTAGCCAGCTCTGTATTCCGTTTACTTTGAATGAATCTGAACTCGATCAACTTGATCAGATCATTGAGAGAAAAAAGCCTATTCAAAAAGGCCAAGAGTTATTTAAAGCCGGTGACGAGCTTAAATCTCTATATGCTATTCGCTCTGGAACGATCAAGAGCTACACGATTACCGAGCAAGGTGATGAGCAGATTACTGCATTCCACCTAGCGGGCGATCTTGTTGGCTTCGATGCGATTACTGGTGACCTACACCCTAGTTTCGCACAAGCACTAGAAACCTCTATGGTATGTGAAATTCCATATGAGATTCTCGATGACCTATCAGGAAAAATGCCTAAATTGCGTCAGCAAATTATGCGCCTGATGAGTAACGAGATTAAAGGTGACCAAGAAATGATTCTGCTTCTTTCTAAGAAGAACGCGGAAGAGCGTCTTGCTGCATTCCTTTACAACCTTTCTACTCGCTTCTCTCAACGTGGCTTCAGCCCACGCGAGTTCCGCCTAACGATGACTCGTGGCGATATTGGTAACTACCTTGGTTTGACTGTTGAAACAATCAGCCGTCTTCTAGGTCGTTTCCAAAAAGCAGACATCTTGAGCGTTAAAGGCAAATATATCACTATCGAAGATCACGATGCGTTGATGGAACTTGCTGGCGTTTCAAAAGAATAG